The following proteins are encoded in a genomic region of Zea mays cultivar B73 chromosome 9, Zm-B73-REFERENCE-NAM-5.0, whole genome shotgun sequence:
- the LOC103640110 gene encoding benzyl alcohol O-benzoyltransferase, with protein MAGVPSVTTTFPVRRGERKLVSPSRPTPYEFKMLSDIDDQDVLRFYRSGAFFYRSSASKAGLDPAKVIRSALSEALVHFYPLAGRFRELRPTRKLVVECTGEGVVFVEADADVRMDDLGDSLAPPVPCYDKLLCEPESPTADVIDRPLLYVQVTRLRCGGFVFGSQICHCIADGTGIVQFLTTLTELARGVPGAPTLCRRPFRYALQLLAEAKARASREGYVQSVAGFNAARRRPPFPKARSYLISDVTNAGLLAVDFGWGRPVYGGPATIMLASFHQEGRNEAGEPGILVPIRLPASAMERLKQNVRKELAGAHVDDVETAADETNSNMHGGGVLAKL; from the exons ATGGCTGGTGTGCCTTCCGTCACCACAACCTTCCCCGTCCGGCGAGGTGAGCGGAAGCTCGTGTCCCCCTCGAGGCCGACGCCCTACGAGTTCAAGATGCTCTCCGACATCGACGACCAGGACGTGCTCCGCTTCTACCGTTCCGGCGCCTTCTTCTACCGGAGCAGCGCCTCCAAGGCGGGGCTTGACCCCGCGAAGGTGATCCGGTCGGCGCTGTCGGAGGCGCTCGTGCACTTCTACCCGCTCGCCGGCCGGTTCCGCGAGCTCCGGCCCACGAGGAAGCTCGTGGTGGAGTGCACCGGCGAGGGGGTCGTGTTTGTGGAGGCCGACGCGGACGTCCGGATGGATGACCTCGGAGACTCCCTTGCGCCGCCCGTGCCGTGCTATGACAAGCTGCTGTGCGAACCCGAGTCCCCCACAGCAGATGTAATCGATCGTCCCCTGCTCTATGTTCAGGTGACGCGACTGAGGTGTGGTGGCTTCGTCTTCGGCTCCCAGATATGCCACTGCATAGCCGACGGAACCGGGATTGTCCAGTTCCTGACCACGCTAACCGAGTTGGCACGGGGCGTGCCCGGCGCGCCTACC CTCTGCCGCAGGCCCTTCCGCTACGCGCTGCAGCTGCTGGCGGAGGCCAAGGCCCGGGCGTCGCGGGAAGGCTACGTGCAGTCGGTGGCCGGCTTCAACGCGGCGCGCAGGAGGCCGCCGTTCCCCAAGGCGCGGTCGTACCTCATCTCCGACGTTACTAACGCGGGGCTGCTGGCGGTGGACTTCGGCTGGGGGAGGCCAGTGTACGGAGGGCCGGCCACCATAATGCTGGCCTCGTTCCACCAGGAGGGGAGAAACGAGGCCGGTGAGCCAGGAATCCTCGTGCCGATAAGGCTGCCGGCTTCAGCCATGGAGAGGCTAAAGCAAAACGTCAGGAAGGAGCTGGCGGGCGCACACGTTGACGACGTAGAAACGGCTGCGGACGAGACAAACTCAAACATGCATGGGGGCGGTGTTTTGGCCAAACTCTAG